A genome region from Flavobacterium sp. CFS9 includes the following:
- a CDS encoding family 20 glycosylhydrolase has protein sequence MRKNILLLFIFCYSFGSAQTSSPSNSIIPAPNFYKATGDSIRLNGQIKVLFEKNKFSAKEQKTANLLESAINSNASKRKSNVDVLFITQNPASSLKKEGYKITITPKKITVTGSEEGLFYGVQSLLQMLPNKPKSQEIKLPCVTIEDEPRYDYRGLHLDVCRHFFSVDVIKDFIAQMSSYKLNNFHWHLTDDQGWRIEIKKYPKLTEIGSKRAQTLVGNKFERFPYFFDGNPYGGFYTQEEIKDVVKFAEEHYVNVIPEIEMPGHATAAVTAYPNLSCFPDRPYKVIEYWGVFEDIFCAGKEETFTFLEDVLTEVMALFPSKYIHIGGDECPKARWKECPNCQKKIKELGLKNEHELQTYLTTRIEKFLNNNGRQILGWDEMLEGGLAPNAAVMSWRGESGGIAAAKQKHFVIMNPEQVLYLDYNQAYSPNEPLTVGRLVTVEKIYNYNPTPVDSLTIDEQKYIMGVQSNLWSEYLTSPAKLNYQLYPRMFALAETAWTHPQQKNYNNFVLNRMPHHLEKLELQKRLYKVPTPFGANETALIASEYVLDLKPTIKNGQIFYTIDGYNPDETANLYEKPVTIHIPKGEFRTIKTVQISPGGRKSSINKIIIRNPDLKPALAVKPTKQGLKYEYFIGTLFQQVQDLELVKPVNSGIFEGTVSSEKWKTKKERYIGLKFDGYIYIPETGNYTFSTLSDDGSKLFIDNELIVNNDGIHWLNEAYGAVKLEKGFHKFNISYFDQIGGTTLNCFIQPEGKEKQEISASQLFYE, from the coding sequence ATGCGAAAAAATATTCTTCTTCTTTTCATATTTTGTTATTCTTTTGGAAGTGCCCAAACTTCCTCACCTAGTAATTCGATCATTCCGGCTCCCAATTTCTACAAAGCCACCGGAGACAGTATTCGTTTAAACGGACAGATTAAAGTCCTTTTTGAGAAAAATAAATTCAGTGCTAAAGAACAAAAAACAGCCAATCTGTTGGAGTCTGCTATAAATTCTAACGCCTCAAAAAGGAAAAGCAATGTAGATGTTTTATTCATCACACAAAACCCAGCTTCCTCTCTAAAAAAGGAAGGGTATAAAATTACCATCACTCCAAAAAAAATAACCGTTACCGGAAGTGAAGAGGGACTATTTTATGGCGTTCAAAGTTTATTGCAAATGCTTCCGAACAAACCTAAAAGTCAGGAAATAAAACTTCCTTGTGTTACGATAGAAGACGAACCAAGATACGATTACCGAGGCCTGCATTTAGACGTTTGTCGTCACTTTTTTAGCGTTGATGTTATAAAAGATTTTATCGCTCAGATGTCCAGCTATAAATTAAATAATTTCCATTGGCATCTCACTGACGATCAGGGATGGAGAATTGAAATCAAAAAATATCCAAAACTAACCGAAATAGGCTCCAAAAGAGCACAGACTCTCGTAGGAAACAAGTTCGAAAGATTTCCGTATTTTTTTGACGGAAATCCTTACGGAGGTTTTTACACACAGGAAGAAATCAAAGATGTTGTGAAATTTGCAGAAGAACATTATGTCAATGTAATCCCTGAAATAGAAATGCCCGGACATGCCACTGCAGCTGTTACTGCTTACCCGAACCTGTCTTGTTTTCCGGATCGTCCTTATAAAGTGATTGAATACTGGGGAGTGTTTGAAGATATCTTCTGTGCAGGAAAAGAAGAAACTTTTACTTTTCTCGAAGATGTTTTAACCGAAGTCATGGCATTATTCCCCAGCAAATACATTCATATTGGTGGTGACGAATGCCCGAAAGCCAGATGGAAAGAATGCCCAAACTGTCAAAAAAAGATCAAAGAACTAGGATTGAAAAACGAGCATGAATTACAAACGTATCTTACCACCAGAATAGAAAAATTCCTGAACAACAATGGGAGACAAATTCTCGGTTGGGACGAAATGCTTGAAGGCGGATTAGCTCCAAACGCGGCCGTTATGTCCTGGCGTGGAGAATCTGGCGGAATTGCAGCTGCCAAACAAAAACATTTCGTAATCATGAATCCGGAACAGGTTTTATATCTCGATTATAACCAAGCCTATTCCCCAAACGAACCTTTAACTGTGGGGCGATTAGTTACTGTAGAAAAAATTTACAACTACAACCCCACTCCTGTTGACAGTTTGACGATCGACGAACAAAAATACATTATGGGCGTTCAGTCTAATCTTTGGTCGGAATACTTAACGAGTCCTGCCAAATTAAACTATCAGCTTTATCCCAGAATGTTTGCTTTGGCAGAAACTGCCTGGACTCACCCTCAGCAAAAGAATTACAATAATTTTGTCCTGAACCGCATGCCCCATCATTTAGAAAAACTGGAATTACAAAAGAGACTATACAAAGTCCCGACACCGTTTGGAGCAAATGAAACGGCTCTAATTGCCTCCGAATATGTACTGGATCTAAAACCTACCATTAAAAATGGTCAAATTTTCTACACGATTGATGGCTATAATCCTGATGAAACCGCAAACCTTTATGAAAAACCTGTCACGATACACATTCCAAAAGGAGAATTCAGAACCATAAAAACAGTTCAGATTAGCCCTGGCGGCAGAAAAAGTTCTATCAACAAGATAATAATCCGAAATCCGGATTTAAAACCTGCTTTAGCGGTAAAACCAACCAAACAAGGTTTAAAATACGAATACTTTATCGGAACCTTATTTCAGCAGGTTCAGGATTTAGAATTAGTAAAACCGGTGAATTCGGGGATCTTTGAAGGGACTGTGAGCAGTGAAAAATGGAAAACAAAAAAAGAGCGCTATATTGGCCTAAAATTCGACGGATATATCTACATACCCGAAACCGGAAATTATACCTTTTCAACGCTCTCAGACGACGGATCTAAGCTTTTCATCGACAATGAGCTAATTGTAAACAACGATGGGATTCATTGGCTCAATGAGGCCTATGGAGCTGTAAAACTCGAAAAGGGATTTCATAAGTTCAACATCAGCTATTTTGATCAGATAGGCGGAACCACCTTAAACTGTTTCATTCAGCCCGAAGGAAAAGAAAAACAGGAAATAAGCGCTTCGCAATTGTTTTACGAATAA
- a CDS encoding dipeptidase — MFIIDAHLDLSMNAMEWNRDLRNDVATLRHLEKGMTDKPDRERATVSFPDLRKGNIGIVVATQIARFVKPDSLIPGWNSPEQAWAQTQGQLAWYKAMEEAGEITPITDKKSLLKQIDLWNDGTPNDKKPIGYILSLEGADSIIDISYLEKAYQYGLRAIGPAHYGPGRYANGTDATGKMQQNGLDLLKEMERLNIILDATHLCDDAFWQALDHYSGPVWASHNNCRSLVDHNRQYSDEMIKALISRGAVIGGALDAWMLVPDWERGVSTPQGTNCNLETVFQHMDHICQLSGNANHIGVGSDLDGAFGTEQSPYDLNTIADLQKLVLIFKNHGYSDEDLNKIFHQNWINFLLKNWD, encoded by the coding sequence ATGTTTATAATAGACGCCCATTTAGACCTTAGCATGAATGCGATGGAATGGAACAGAGACCTGCGAAACGACGTTGCCACTTTACGCCATTTAGAAAAAGGCATGACAGACAAACCGGATCGCGAACGTGCCACTGTTTCTTTTCCTGATTTGCGAAAAGGAAATATCGGAATTGTAGTTGCCACTCAAATTGCAAGATTTGTAAAACCCGACAGCCTTATTCCCGGCTGGAATTCTCCTGAGCAGGCATGGGCACAAACACAAGGTCAGCTTGCCTGGTACAAAGCCATGGAAGAAGCCGGAGAAATAACCCCCATTACAGACAAAAAATCATTACTGAAACAGATTGATTTATGGAATGACGGAACCCCAAATGATAAAAAACCAATTGGCTACATTTTAAGTTTAGAAGGAGCCGATTCTATTATTGATATCTCCTATTTAGAAAAAGCATATCAGTATGGCTTGCGCGCTATCGGACCTGCACATTACGGTCCCGGACGATACGCAAACGGAACGGACGCTACCGGAAAAATGCAGCAAAACGGACTTGATTTACTCAAAGAAATGGAACGTCTGAACATTATTCTGGACGCCACTCATTTGTGTGATGATGCATTCTGGCAGGCATTAGATCATTACAGTGGTCCTGTTTGGGCAAGTCATAACAACTGCCGAAGTCTGGTAGATCACAACCGTCAATACAGCGACGAAATGATTAAAGCTCTAATTTCAAGAGGAGCAGTTATTGGAGGTGCTTTAGATGCCTGGATGCTGGTTCCGGATTGGGAAAGAGGAGTTTCAACTCCACAAGGAACAAATTGCAATCTTGAAACTGTTTTCCAACACATGGATCACATTTGTCAATTGTCCGGAAACGCCAATCATATAGGCGTAGGTTCTGATCTTGATGGTGCTTTTGGTACAGAGCAATCTCCCTACGATTTGAACACCATTGCCGATTTGCAGAAACTAGTTCTGATTTTTAAAAATCATGGATATTCTGACGAAGATTTAAATAAGATCTTTCATCAAAACTGGATCAACTTTTTACTAAAAAACTGGGATTAA
- a CDS encoding succinate dehydrogenase/fumarate reductase iron-sulfur subunit, which translates to MKLTLKIWRQKNAQDKGGIVEYPIDGIEPDMSFLEMLDVLNEELINKGEEPVAFDHDCREGICGMCSLFINGEAHGPDRGVTTCQLHMRMFKDGDTIFIEPFRAKAFPVIKDLVVDRSSFDRIQHAGGFISVNTSGNTIDANAIPVPKDDADKSFDAAACIGCGACVATCKNSSAMLFVSAKVSQYALLPQGKVEATDRVLNMVHQMDLEGFGNCTNTGACEVECPKGISLENIARMNREYLAASLKG; encoded by the coding sequence ATGAAACTTACATTAAAAATATGGCGTCAGAAAAACGCCCAAGATAAAGGAGGGATTGTAGAATATCCTATCGATGGAATCGAACCGGATATGTCTTTCCTTGAAATGCTTGACGTTCTTAACGAAGAACTAATCAACAAAGGAGAAGAGCCGGTAGCATTTGACCACGATTGTCGTGAAGGAATCTGTGGAATGTGTTCTTTATTCATCAACGGTGAAGCACACGGACCGGACAGAGGTGTTACTACTTGTCAGTTACACATGCGTATGTTTAAAGATGGTGATACGATTTTTATCGAGCCATTTAGAGCAAAAGCTTTCCCGGTAATTAAAGATTTAGTGGTTGACAGAAGTTCTTTTGACAGAATCCAGCACGCAGGTGGGTTTATCTCTGTAAATACTTCAGGAAATACAATCGATGCGAATGCAATTCCAGTACCAAAAGACGACGCAGATAAATCATTTGATGCTGCTGCTTGTATCGGTTGTGGTGCATGTGTTGCAACTTGTAAAAACTCTTCAGCGATGTTATTCGTTTCTGCAAAAGTTTCTCAGTATGCCTTATTACCACAAGGTAAAGTTGAAGCAACAGATCGTGTTTTGAACATGGTTCATCAAATGGATTTAGAAGGTTTTGGTAACTGTACCAATACAGGAGCTTGCGAGGTAGAATGTCCTAAAGGAATCTCTCTTGAAAATATTGCACGTATGAACCGTGAGTATTTGGCAGCAAGTTTGAAAGGATAA
- a CDS encoding DeoR/GlpR family DNA-binding transcription regulator: MNNDNELVNYTKEERKNLILKEINLHTRVSFETLSTKLFVSEDTVRRDINELESESLLIKVKGGAMTKAYHHSSSNQTYAGEAKQTIAQKTLGLLRDGMVLLLGGGTTIREFIRLIPDTLNLTIFTVTVLSAVELLDKPNVKIIMIGGSISSYSQMCVSGDVYNQLANIKVDLLILGTNALDIEGGFSDSDWETVQVKKAMIQASEKTAILTISEKLDTVLKMKIANLSEVDYVVTEVDPDHEKLQAYKKAVPSLVFV, from the coding sequence ATGAATAATGATAATGAATTGGTTAATTACACTAAGGAAGAACGTAAAAATCTTATTTTAAAAGAAATTAACCTGCACACCCGCGTAAGTTTTGAAACCCTTTCGACTAAATTATTTGTTTCAGAAGATACGGTGAGACGAGATATTAATGAACTTGAATCAGAGTCTTTATTGATTAAAGTAAAAGGTGGTGCGATGACAAAAGCTTATCACCATTCTTCTTCCAATCAAACTTATGCAGGTGAAGCAAAACAAACCATTGCACAAAAAACTTTAGGTTTACTTCGTGATGGTATGGTTTTATTGCTTGGTGGCGGAACAACCATCAGAGAGTTTATCCGATTGATTCCCGACACCTTAAATCTAACCATTTTTACAGTTACTGTTTTATCGGCGGTTGAACTTTTGGACAAACCCAATGTTAAAATTATCATGATTGGCGGCAGTATTTCGTCGTACAGCCAAATGTGTGTGAGCGGCGATGTCTATAATCAGCTGGCTAATATTAAAGTTGATTTGTTAATATTAGGAACCAATGCCTTGGACATCGAAGGCGGTTTTTCGGATTCTGACTGGGAAACGGTTCAGGTTAAAAAAGCAATGATTCAGGCTTCCGAAAAAACAGCCATTCTTACGATTTCTGAAAAACTGGATACGGTCCTAAAGATGAAAATTGCCAACTTATCCGAGGTTGATTATGTGGTGACCGAAGTGGATCCGGATCACGAAAAATTACAGGCGTATAAGAAGGCAGTTCCCAGTTTAGTTTTTGTTTAA
- a CDS encoding succinate dehydrogenase cytochrome b subunit — MAQSAQLNASILKKVAMALSGIFLITFLALHVSLNFISILSEDVFNEASHFMGYNPLIQYVMQPVLAFGVIFHFVMGFVLTAQNSAARPIAYAKYNGAANASWSSRNMIISGLVILAFLGLHFYDFWFPEVSYKYIAGTAPDATRYYGELVHKFHDPIRTGLYCISFILLGFHLWHGFASSLQSMGMHNKYSRFLSKVGYGFAVVVPALFVIIALFHHFKQ, encoded by the coding sequence ATGGCACAATCTGCACAGTTGAATGCTTCCATCTTAAAGAAAGTGGCTATGGCTCTTTCGGGAATATTCTTAATCACGTTTTTAGCGCTGCATGTTTCCTTAAATTTTATTTCTATTCTAAGCGAAGACGTTTTTAACGAAGCCTCGCATTTTATGGGATACAATCCGCTGATTCAATATGTAATGCAGCCAGTTTTGGCATTTGGAGTAATTTTCCATTTCGTAATGGGATTTGTACTTACAGCTCAGAACAGCGCAGCAAGACCAATTGCATACGCTAAATACAATGGAGCGGCTAACGCTTCCTGGAGTTCTAGAAATATGATTATTTCCGGACTGGTTATTTTAGCTTTCTTAGGATTGCACTTTTATGATTTCTGGTTTCCTGAAGTTAGCTACAAATATATAGCAGGAACAGCACCGGATGCTACAAGATATTATGGTGAGTTAGTTCACAAATTTCATGACCCAATCCGTACAGGTTTATACTGTATTTCTTTTATCCTTTTAGGATTTCACTTATGGCACGGGTTTGCATCTTCTCTACAATCTATGGGAATGCACAACAAATATTCCAGATTTTTATCAAAAGTAGGTTACGGGTTCGCAGTTGTCGTTCCGGCACTTTTCGTAATTATCGCTTTATTTCATCATTTCAAACAATAA
- a CDS encoding fumarate reductase/succinate dehydrogenase flavoprotein subunit yields MALDSKIPNGPIADKWTNYKDHINLVNPANKRNLDIIVVGTGLAGGSAAATLAELGYNVKAFCFQDSPRRAHSIAAQGGINAAKNYKGDGDSVYRLFYDTVKGGDYRAREANVHRLAEVSANIIDQCVAQGVPLAREYGGLLDNRSFGGTLVSRTFYAQGQTGQQLLLGAYSAMNRQIGRGKIKMYNRHEMLDIVIVNGKARGIIARNLITGEIERHSAHAVVIGSGGYGNVFFLSTNAMGSNATAAWKIHKKGAFFANPCYTQIHPTCIPVSGDHQSKLTLMSESLRNDGRIWVPKKLEDAQAIREGKKKAIDLSEDERDYFLERRYPAFGNLVPRDVASRAAKERCDAGFGVNKTGEAVYLDFAAAIERYGKEAAHVKGLNENDKALVTKLGTDIVKSKYGNLFQMYLKIVDEDPYVTPMMIYPAVHYTMGGTWVDYNLMTTIPGCFSIGESNFSDHGANRLGASALMQGLADGYFVLPYTIGDYLAPDIKMGPISTDLPEFIEAEKAVVDQINKFINNNGKHSVDYFHKKLGKIMWNKVGMARNAKGLTEAIEEIAALREEFYKDVKVPGSANEFNQELEKATRVADFLELGELFAKDALHRNESCGGHFREEYQTEEGEALRDDDNFAYVAAWEYKGKPSDAVLHKEPLNYENIKLVQRSYK; encoded by the coding sequence ATGGCATTAGATTCAAAAATTCCAAATGGTCCTATAGCGGACAAATGGACAAATTATAAAGATCATATTAATTTAGTAAACCCTGCTAACAAACGTAATCTTGATATTATTGTGGTTGGTACAGGTTTGGCTGGAGGTTCGGCTGCGGCTACTTTGGCAGAGTTAGGATATAACGTAAAAGCATTTTGCTTTCAGGATTCTCCACGTCGTGCGCACTCTATTGCAGCACAGGGAGGTATCAATGCAGCAAAAAATTATAAAGGTGACGGTGACTCTGTTTACAGATTATTTTATGATACTGTAAAAGGAGGGGATTACCGTGCACGTGAGGCAAACGTACACCGTTTGGCTGAAGTTTCTGCAAATATTATCGACCAGTGCGTGGCTCAAGGGGTGCCATTGGCTCGTGAATATGGCGGATTATTGGATAACCGTTCTTTTGGAGGAACTTTGGTTTCTCGTACATTCTACGCACAAGGACAAACCGGACAGCAATTATTGTTAGGAGCTTATTCTGCAATGAACCGTCAGATTGGTCGTGGAAAAATTAAAATGTACAACCGTCACGAAATGTTAGACATTGTGATCGTGAACGGAAAAGCGAGAGGTATTATCGCTCGTAACTTAATCACCGGAGAAATAGAAAGACATTCTGCTCATGCGGTAGTAATTGGTTCAGGTGGATACGGAAACGTATTTTTCCTTTCAACAAATGCTATGGGATCAAACGCAACAGCAGCTTGGAAAATACATAAAAAAGGAGCCTTCTTCGCAAATCCTTGTTATACACAAATTCACCCAACTTGTATTCCGGTTTCAGGAGATCATCAGTCAAAATTGACTTTGATGTCTGAATCGTTACGTAATGACGGTCGTATTTGGGTTCCTAAAAAATTAGAAGATGCTCAGGCAATTCGTGAAGGAAAGAAAAAAGCAATTGATTTATCTGAAGACGAAAGAGATTATTTCTTAGAAAGAAGATACCCTGCTTTTGGTAACTTAGTTCCTCGTGACGTTGCGTCTCGTGCGGCTAAAGAAAGATGTGATGCCGGATTTGGTGTTAACAAAACAGGTGAAGCAGTTTACTTAGATTTTGCTGCCGCTATCGAACGTTACGGAAAAGAAGCTGCTCACGTAAAAGGATTGAATGAAAATGACAAAGCTTTAGTTACTAAATTAGGAACTGATATTGTAAAAAGTAAATACGGAAACTTATTCCAAATGTACTTGAAAATTGTTGACGAAGATCCTTATGTAACACCAATGATGATTTACCCTGCGGTTCACTACACAATGGGTGGAACCTGGGTTGATTATAACCTTATGACTACCATTCCTGGATGTTTCTCAATTGGAGAATCTAACTTCTCTGATCACGGAGCAAACAGACTTGGAGCTTCTGCTTTAATGCAAGGTTTAGCTGATGGATATTTCGTATTACCATATACTATTGGAGATTATTTAGCTCCGGATATTAAAATGGGACCAATTTCTACAGATTTACCTGAATTCATTGAGGCTGAAAAAGCAGTGGTGGATCAAATTAATAAATTCATCAACAATAACGGTAAACATTCTGTAGATTATTTCCACAAAAAATTAGGAAAAATCATGTGGAATAAAGTTGGTATGGCTCGTAACGCTAAAGGTTTAACTGAGGCTATCGAAGAAATTGCTGCTTTACGTGAAGAGTTTTATAAAGATGTAAAAGTACCGGGAAGTGCTAACGAATTTAATCAGGAATTAGAAAAAGCAACTCGTGTTGCCGATTTCTTAGAATTAGGAGAGTTGTTCGCGAAAGATGCTTTACACCGTAATGAATCTTGTGGTGGTCACTTCCGTGAGGAATACCAGACAGAAGAAGGAGAAGCACTTCGTGATGATGATAACTTTGCATACGTTGCAGCTTGGGAATACAAAGGAAAACCAAGTGATGCAGTATTGCACAAAGAACCTCTTAATTACGAAAACATTAAATTAGTTCAAAGAAGCTACAAATAA